A window of the Thalassoglobus sp. JC818 genome harbors these coding sequences:
- a CDS encoding TlpA disulfide reductase family protein, whose product MTPRILSLRLILGLLIAAIASPTLIATAQDEPAEAVDVYAAPEGTDANELQLFLRKLARTPPPERTPEGILAHLQKMDESFVAIMDREIDEETFLMAAELRMQVLGLLPQFGDNTGALKRAKLIEKLQKDERPEVKALAARIELQERIGRLPTLPDAAKKELIKELAGSLKNATMENPEELQMAIQGAMQAAQMLDRYGDTENAVFAYDTYASILKAKNEADLDNLVETLESTARRLKLPGNEIKVSGTTLDGSKFNIDQYKGKVVLVDFWATWCGPCIGELPNVKEMYEAYHDKGFEVVGISLDNDREALVEFVKDNDLNWVTLFEDAPELQGWDNPIARYYGISGIPTVILVDRSGKVVNLNARDEVLRTELARLLGPIDDSKEGSE is encoded by the coding sequence ATGACTCCACGAATTCTCTCACTTAGACTCATTCTCGGCCTTCTGATCGCCGCGATTGCTTCTCCAACACTCATCGCCACAGCTCAGGACGAACCAGCGGAAGCTGTCGACGTATACGCAGCTCCTGAAGGAACTGACGCGAACGAGCTCCAGCTCTTCCTGCGAAAGCTCGCCCGAACACCTCCTCCAGAACGAACACCTGAAGGAATCCTCGCTCATCTCCAGAAGATGGATGAGTCCTTCGTGGCGATTATGGACCGCGAGATCGATGAGGAAACGTTCCTCATGGCGGCTGAACTTCGCATGCAAGTCCTTGGCCTGCTTCCCCAGTTCGGTGACAACACCGGAGCTTTGAAGCGAGCGAAGCTGATTGAAAAACTCCAGAAGGACGAGCGACCAGAAGTCAAAGCTCTCGCAGCACGTATCGAACTTCAGGAACGAATTGGTCGATTGCCAACCCTTCCAGATGCTGCCAAGAAAGAACTGATTAAAGAACTCGCTGGCAGCTTGAAAAACGCCACAATGGAGAATCCAGAAGAACTCCAGATGGCAATCCAAGGGGCGATGCAGGCAGCACAAATGCTTGATCGTTACGGAGACACAGAGAACGCAGTCTTCGCCTACGACACATATGCTTCGATCCTCAAAGCCAAGAACGAAGCTGACCTCGACAATCTTGTTGAAACGCTCGAATCCACCGCTCGACGCCTCAAACTGCCCGGCAACGAAATCAAAGTTTCTGGCACAACTCTCGATGGATCAAAGTTCAATATCGATCAATACAAAGGGAAAGTCGTTCTCGTCGACTTTTGGGCAACCTGGTGTGGCCCATGTATTGGTGAACTTCCCAACGTCAAAGAAATGTACGAGGCCTATCACGACAAAGGCTTTGAAGTGGTCGGAATCAGTCTCGACAACGATCGCGAAGCACTGGTGGAATTCGTCAAAGACAACGACCTCAACTGGGTCACTTTGTTTGAAGACGCTCCAGAACTTCAAGGTTGGGACAACCCCATCGCCCGCTACTACGGAATCAGTGGAATTCCAACTGTTATCCTCGTCGACCGAAGCGGCAAAGTTGTGAACCTGAATGCTCGCGACGAAGTGTTGCGAACTGAGCTCGCACGACTCCTCGGACCGATCGACGATTCGAAAGAGGGCTCAGAGTAA